From a region of the Eretmochelys imbricata isolate rEreImb1 chromosome 6, rEreImb1.hap1, whole genome shotgun sequence genome:
- the ZFYVE19 gene encoding abscission/NoCut checkpoint regulator isoform X3, translated as MGPQKGPVKPRCRTGSKYQGLSKEDRAIAERLERLKEETKPKSIPSQAEIESRLAALKDDPSKPIPSTQEMEDRLAALQGRALPTKTPRPVHQPPDTRTQVQQSDDLLTQLAEEVAIDESSSPGAQPQAVNTQTLNDLNRRSQSGISTADLDPKQLEEEKNKLLAEAAAELREENTREEKILEVAKRLAALRGQDPEKVTLEDYKLPDSDEELTEEEAIQRVLKQLTQEAALDEASGFNIPADQATHPATSQQNTPKKAKLKIQAPTATASAKKPSPIAKAEDSDDEELPWCCICNENATLRCHDCDDDLYCQRCFREGHDELDRKEHRTSSYRPPRKQK; from the exons ATGGGTCCGCAGAAAGGCCCAGTGAAACCCCGATGCCGGACAGGCTCCAAATATCAGGGGCTGTCAAAGGAGGATCGAGCTATTGCAGAGCGGCTGGAGAGGCTTAAGGAGGAAACAAAGCCCA AGTCCATCCCATCTCAAGCTGAGATAGAATCTAGGCTTGCAGCACTGAAGGATGACCCCAGCAAACCCATTCCATCCACACAGGAAATGGAAGACCGTCTGGCTGCCCTGCAGGGAAGAGCCCTTCCAACCAAAACTCCCAGACCG GTGCACCAGCCCCCTGATACCAGAACCCAAGTCCAACAGTCTGATGATCTGTTGACCCAGCTGGCTGAGGAAGTTGCCATTGATGAGAGTTCTAGTCCAGGAGCCCAGCCTCAAG CTGTTAATACCCAGACCCTGAATGATCTCAATCGGAGAAGTCAGAGTGGCATCAGCACTGCTGATCTGGACccaaaacagctggaggaggagaagaataaACTTCTggcagaggctgctgctgagCTGAGGGAGGAGAACACTAGGGAGGAGAAAATCCTAGAAGTTGCAAAGAGACTGGCAGCACTCAGAGGCCAGGACCCCGAAAAAG TTACTCTGGAAGACTACAAGCTCCCTGACAGTGATGAGGAGCTGACGGAGGAAGAAGCCATTCAGCGAGTCCTAAAACAG CTCACACAGGAAGCAGCTCTGGATGAAGCAAGCGGCTTCAACATCCCTGCTGATCAGGCCACCCACCCAGCAACCTCACAGCAGAACACACCCAAGAAAGCAAAGCTAAAG ATCCAAGCTCCAACTGCCACAGCTAGTGCTAAGAAACCCAGCCCAATTGCTAAGGCAGAAGACAGTGATGATGAGGAGTTACCATGGTGTTGTATCTGCAACGAAAATGCCACATTGCGCTGCCATGACTGTGATGATGATCTCTACTGCCAGCGATGCTTCCG
- the ZFYVE19 gene encoding abscission/NoCut checkpoint regulator isoform X1 has product MDRRCYGCASKFTLFRKECGCKNCGRAFCSGCLGFSAIVPRYGNAQQKVCKQCHGELTRGVSRTSTARWSPPENYKKRVAALEAKQNQPMGPQKGPVKPRCRTGSKYQGLSKEDRAIAERLERLKEETKPKSIPSQAEIESRLAALKDDPSKPIPSTQEMEDRLAALQGRALPTKTPRPVHQPPDTRTQVQQSDDLLTQLAEEVAIDESSSPGAQPQAVNTQTLNDLNRRSQSGISTADLDPKQLEEEKNKLLAEAAAELREENTREEKILEVAKRLAALRGQDPEKVTLEDYKLPDSDEELTEEEAIQRVLKQLTQEAALDEASGFNIPADQATHPATSQQNTPKKAKLKIQAPTATASAKKPSPIAKAEDSDDEELPWCCICNENATLRCHDCDDDLYCQRCFREGHDELDRKEHRTSSYRPPRKQK; this is encoded by the exons ATGGATAGAAGGTGTTATGGCTGTGCCTCCAAGTTTACCCTCTTCAGGAAAGAG TGTGGGTGCAAGAACTGTGGGCGGGCATTTTGCTCAGGCTGCCTTGGGTTCAGCGCCATTGTTCCCCGTTACGGGAATGCTCAGCAGAAGGTGTGCAAGCAGTGTCATGGGGAGCTAACCAG AGGAGTGTCTCGGACTAGTACAGCTAGATGGTCTCCACCAGAGAACTACAAAAA GCGTGTAGCAGCTCTTGAGGCCAAGCAGAACCAGCCGATGGGTCCGCAGAAAGGCCCAGTGAAACCCCGATGCCGGACAGGCTCCAAATATCAGGGGCTGTCAAAGGAGGATCGAGCTATTGCAGAGCGGCTGGAGAGGCTTAAGGAGGAAACAAAGCCCA AGTCCATCCCATCTCAAGCTGAGATAGAATCTAGGCTTGCAGCACTGAAGGATGACCCCAGCAAACCCATTCCATCCACACAGGAAATGGAAGACCGTCTGGCTGCCCTGCAGGGAAGAGCCCTTCCAACCAAAACTCCCAGACCG GTGCACCAGCCCCCTGATACCAGAACCCAAGTCCAACAGTCTGATGATCTGTTGACCCAGCTGGCTGAGGAAGTTGCCATTGATGAGAGTTCTAGTCCAGGAGCCCAGCCTCAAG CTGTTAATACCCAGACCCTGAATGATCTCAATCGGAGAAGTCAGAGTGGCATCAGCACTGCTGATCTGGACccaaaacagctggaggaggagaagaataaACTTCTggcagaggctgctgctgagCTGAGGGAGGAGAACACTAGGGAGGAGAAAATCCTAGAAGTTGCAAAGAGACTGGCAGCACTCAGAGGCCAGGACCCCGAAAAAG TTACTCTGGAAGACTACAAGCTCCCTGACAGTGATGAGGAGCTGACGGAGGAAGAAGCCATTCAGCGAGTCCTAAAACAG CTCACACAGGAAGCAGCTCTGGATGAAGCAAGCGGCTTCAACATCCCTGCTGATCAGGCCACCCACCCAGCAACCTCACAGCAGAACACACCCAAGAAAGCAAAGCTAAAG ATCCAAGCTCCAACTGCCACAGCTAGTGCTAAGAAACCCAGCCCAATTGCTAAGGCAGAAGACAGTGATGATGAGGAGTTACCATGGTGTTGTATCTGCAACGAAAATGCCACATTGCGCTGCCATGACTGTGATGATGATCTCTACTGCCAGCGATGCTTCCG
- the ZFYVE19 gene encoding abscission/NoCut checkpoint regulator isoform X2, whose product MDRRCYGCASKFTLFRKECGCKNCGRAFCSGCLGFSAIVPRYGNAQQKVCKQCHGELTRGVSRTSTARWSPPENYKKRVAALEAKQNQPMGPQKGPVKPRCRTGSKYQGLSKEDRAIAERLERLKEETKPKSIPSQAEIESRLAALKDDPSKPIPSTQEMEDRLAALQGRALPTKTPRPVHQPPDTRTQVQQSDDLLTQLAEEVAIDESSSPGAQPQAVNTQTLNDLNRRSQSGISTADLDPKQLEEEKNKLLAEAAAELREENTREEKILEVAKRLAALRGQDPEKVTLEDYKLPDSDEELTEEEAIQRVLKQIQAPTATASAKKPSPIAKAEDSDDEELPWCCICNENATLRCHDCDDDLYCQRCFREGHDELDRKEHRTSSYRPPRKQK is encoded by the exons ATGGATAGAAGGTGTTATGGCTGTGCCTCCAAGTTTACCCTCTTCAGGAAAGAG TGTGGGTGCAAGAACTGTGGGCGGGCATTTTGCTCAGGCTGCCTTGGGTTCAGCGCCATTGTTCCCCGTTACGGGAATGCTCAGCAGAAGGTGTGCAAGCAGTGTCATGGGGAGCTAACCAG AGGAGTGTCTCGGACTAGTACAGCTAGATGGTCTCCACCAGAGAACTACAAAAA GCGTGTAGCAGCTCTTGAGGCCAAGCAGAACCAGCCGATGGGTCCGCAGAAAGGCCCAGTGAAACCCCGATGCCGGACAGGCTCCAAATATCAGGGGCTGTCAAAGGAGGATCGAGCTATTGCAGAGCGGCTGGAGAGGCTTAAGGAGGAAACAAAGCCCA AGTCCATCCCATCTCAAGCTGAGATAGAATCTAGGCTTGCAGCACTGAAGGATGACCCCAGCAAACCCATTCCATCCACACAGGAAATGGAAGACCGTCTGGCTGCCCTGCAGGGAAGAGCCCTTCCAACCAAAACTCCCAGACCG GTGCACCAGCCCCCTGATACCAGAACCCAAGTCCAACAGTCTGATGATCTGTTGACCCAGCTGGCTGAGGAAGTTGCCATTGATGAGAGTTCTAGTCCAGGAGCCCAGCCTCAAG CTGTTAATACCCAGACCCTGAATGATCTCAATCGGAGAAGTCAGAGTGGCATCAGCACTGCTGATCTGGACccaaaacagctggaggaggagaagaataaACTTCTggcagaggctgctgctgagCTGAGGGAGGAGAACACTAGGGAGGAGAAAATCCTAGAAGTTGCAAAGAGACTGGCAGCACTCAGAGGCCAGGACCCCGAAAAAG TTACTCTGGAAGACTACAAGCTCCCTGACAGTGATGAGGAGCTGACGGAGGAAGAAGCCATTCAGCGAGTCCTAAAACAG ATCCAAGCTCCAACTGCCACAGCTAGTGCTAAGAAACCCAGCCCAATTGCTAAGGCAGAAGACAGTGATGATGAGGAGTTACCATGGTGTTGTATCTGCAACGAAAATGCCACATTGCGCTGCCATGACTGTGATGATGATCTCTACTGCCAGCGATGCTTCCG